One genomic region from Drosophila busckii strain San Diego stock center, stock number 13000-0081.31 chromosome 3R, ASM1175060v1, whole genome shotgun sequence encodes:
- the LOC108603771 gene encoding putative fatty acyl-CoA reductase CG5065 isoform X1, with product MTLMGNKSVNRVQKSLNGNYVCTCVSSTTNSSCNTLDNCLLFCCCSTSDAVFCSSMEALTSIEEDAGVSQIAQFYAGKTILITGATGFMGKVLVEKLLRSCAELKAIYLLIRTKKGVEPSVRKEQYFKCVIFSKLLEKNPEIINKVSVVKGDVLEPNLGLSQNDINTLASNVEIVFHCAANVRFDQPLRPMVNMNVVGTLKLLQLAEKMSQLVALVHVSTSYCQCNESVLEERAYAAPQNPFTIIEMVETMDDAALAEITPKLLNGLPNTYAYSKALSEDLICRYNKKLPIIVTRPSIVTAAIHEPLPGWIEGVNGPTGLMIGAARGVIRSMHCNPDYASTVIPVDKAINGMILCGYQRAKVATTSQSEVEFCNLCISSKALMSWGESIETGRKFFYVTPLSFALWYPGGSIKRNYFHHMLCVIFLHYLPAYFIDFWLFLFGQKPFLVNVQRKISTGLKLLQYYTTRDWDFRNERFQQMSSQLNITDQEIFDTSVSQVNWETYISNYIRGMRTYILGESDATIPYAKKVLRRLYILDWVAKILLFTLTFWFLWTHLDGFVEKSDAFIRSSLQIIYNERNSTLFT from the exons ATGACTCTGATGGGAAACAAAAGTGTAAACAGAGTACAAAAATCCCTTAATGGCAATTACGTATGTACGTGCGTTTCTTCAACGACGAACAGTAGCTGCAATACATTGgataattgtttgttatt ctgttgctgctccaccTCAGACGCCGTCTTTTGTAGCAGCATGGAAGCATTGACAAGCATTGAAGAGGACGCCGGTGTATCCCAAATAGCGCAGTTCTATGCGGGCAAGACTATACTCATTACAGGTGCCACCGGCTTTATGGGCAAGGTGCTGGTGGAGAAATTGCTGCGCAGCTGTGCTGAACTGAAGGCAATCTATCTGTTAATACGCACCAAGAAGGGCGTCGAGCCGAGCGTGAGAAAAGAGCAGTACTTCAAGTGTGTC ATTTTTAGCAAGCTGTTGGAGAAAAATCCCGAGATCATAAATAAAGTGAGCGTGGTTAAGGGTGACGTCTTGGAGCCGAACCTTGGCCTGAGCCAAAATGACATAAATACGCTTGCCTCCAATGTGGAAATTGTGTTCCACTGTGCGGCAAATGTGCGCTTCGATCAACCGCTGCGTCCCATGGTCAATATGAATGTGGTGGGCacgctcaagctgctgcaactcgCAGAGAAGATGAGTCAGCTGGTGGCGCTTGTACATGTCTCCACCTCATATTGCCAGTGCAACGAGAGCGTGCTGGAGGAGCGCGCCTATGCCGCACCACAAAATCCCTTTACCATCATTGAAATGGTCGAGACAATGGACGACGCTGCCCTGGCGGAAATAACACCCAA GTTGCTCAACGGCTTGCCGAACACGTACGCTTACAGCAAGGCACTCTCGGAAGATTTAATTTGCAGATACAACAAAAAGCTGCCTATAATTGTCACAAGGCCTTCCATTG TTACGGCAGCTATACACGAGCCCCTGCCCGGTTGGATTGAGGGCGTTAATGGACCCACTGGCCTGATGATTGGCGCAGCACGCGGCGTCATTCGCTCGATGCACTGCAATCCAGACTATGCATCCACTGTGATACCCGTCGACAAGGCCATCAATGGCATGATACTCTGTGGCTACCAACGCGCCAAGGTCGCCACTACATCGCAGAGTGAGGTGGAGTTTTGTAATCTGTGCATTTCCAGCAAGGCACTCATGTCCTGGGGCGAGAGCATTGAGACGGGTCGCAAGTTTTTCTATGTTACACCCCTAAGCTTTGCACTCTGGTATCCCGGTGGCTCTATTAAACGAAATTATTTCCATCACATGCTCTGTGTCATCTTTCTTCACTACTTGCCTGCTTACTTTATTGACTTCTGGCTGTTTCTCTTTGGGCAAAAGCCTTT TTTGGTTAATGTACAACGCAAAATATCCACTGGCCTAAAACTTCTTCAGTACTACACCACAAGAGACTGGGATTTTAGGAATGAAAGGTTCCAGCAGATGAGCAGTCAGCTGAATATCACGGATCAGGAAATATTCGACACTTCTGTTAGTCAGGTAAACTGGGAAACCTACATTAGCAACTATATACGTGGAATGCGCACATATATTCTCGGTGAGAGCGATGCCACAATTCCGTATGCCAAGAAAGTTTTGCGACGCCTCTACATACTGGACTGGGTGGCCAAGATTCTGTTATTCACTTTAACATTTTGGTTCTTATGGACACACTTAGATGGATTTGTAGAGAAAAGTGATGCCTTTATCAGGTCGTCATTGCAAATTATCTATAATGAACGTAATAGTACATTGTTTACATAA
- the LOC108603771 gene encoding putative fatty acyl-CoA reductase CG5065 isoform X2 produces the protein MEALTSIEEDAGVSQIAQFYAGKTILITGATGFMGKVLVEKLLRSCAELKAIYLLIRTKKGVEPSVRKEQYFKCVIFSKLLEKNPEIINKVSVVKGDVLEPNLGLSQNDINTLASNVEIVFHCAANVRFDQPLRPMVNMNVVGTLKLLQLAEKMSQLVALVHVSTSYCQCNESVLEERAYAAPQNPFTIIEMVETMDDAALAEITPKLLNGLPNTYAYSKALSEDLICRYNKKLPIIVTRPSIVTAAIHEPLPGWIEGVNGPTGLMIGAARGVIRSMHCNPDYASTVIPVDKAINGMILCGYQRAKVATTSQSEVEFCNLCISSKALMSWGESIETGRKFFYVTPLSFALWYPGGSIKRNYFHHMLCVIFLHYLPAYFIDFWLFLFGQKPFLVNVQRKISTGLKLLQYYTTRDWDFRNERFQQMSSQLNITDQEIFDTSVSQVNWETYISNYIRGMRTYILGESDATIPYAKKVLRRLYILDWVAKILLFTLTFWFLWTHLDGFVEKSDAFIRSSLQIIYNERNSTLFT, from the exons ATGGAAGCATTGACAAGCATTGAAGAGGACGCCGGTGTATCCCAAATAGCGCAGTTCTATGCGGGCAAGACTATACTCATTACAGGTGCCACCGGCTTTATGGGCAAGGTGCTGGTGGAGAAATTGCTGCGCAGCTGTGCTGAACTGAAGGCAATCTATCTGTTAATACGCACCAAGAAGGGCGTCGAGCCGAGCGTGAGAAAAGAGCAGTACTTCAAGTGTGTC ATTTTTAGCAAGCTGTTGGAGAAAAATCCCGAGATCATAAATAAAGTGAGCGTGGTTAAGGGTGACGTCTTGGAGCCGAACCTTGGCCTGAGCCAAAATGACATAAATACGCTTGCCTCCAATGTGGAAATTGTGTTCCACTGTGCGGCAAATGTGCGCTTCGATCAACCGCTGCGTCCCATGGTCAATATGAATGTGGTGGGCacgctcaagctgctgcaactcgCAGAGAAGATGAGTCAGCTGGTGGCGCTTGTACATGTCTCCACCTCATATTGCCAGTGCAACGAGAGCGTGCTGGAGGAGCGCGCCTATGCCGCACCACAAAATCCCTTTACCATCATTGAAATGGTCGAGACAATGGACGACGCTGCCCTGGCGGAAATAACACCCAA GTTGCTCAACGGCTTGCCGAACACGTACGCTTACAGCAAGGCACTCTCGGAAGATTTAATTTGCAGATACAACAAAAAGCTGCCTATAATTGTCACAAGGCCTTCCATTG TTACGGCAGCTATACACGAGCCCCTGCCCGGTTGGATTGAGGGCGTTAATGGACCCACTGGCCTGATGATTGGCGCAGCACGCGGCGTCATTCGCTCGATGCACTGCAATCCAGACTATGCATCCACTGTGATACCCGTCGACAAGGCCATCAATGGCATGATACTCTGTGGCTACCAACGCGCCAAGGTCGCCACTACATCGCAGAGTGAGGTGGAGTTTTGTAATCTGTGCATTTCCAGCAAGGCACTCATGTCCTGGGGCGAGAGCATTGAGACGGGTCGCAAGTTTTTCTATGTTACACCCCTAAGCTTTGCACTCTGGTATCCCGGTGGCTCTATTAAACGAAATTATTTCCATCACATGCTCTGTGTCATCTTTCTTCACTACTTGCCTGCTTACTTTATTGACTTCTGGCTGTTTCTCTTTGGGCAAAAGCCTTT TTTGGTTAATGTACAACGCAAAATATCCACTGGCCTAAAACTTCTTCAGTACTACACCACAAGAGACTGGGATTTTAGGAATGAAAGGTTCCAGCAGATGAGCAGTCAGCTGAATATCACGGATCAGGAAATATTCGACACTTCTGTTAGTCAGGTAAACTGGGAAACCTACATTAGCAACTATATACGTGGAATGCGCACATATATTCTCGGTGAGAGCGATGCCACAATTCCGTATGCCAAGAAAGTTTTGCGACGCCTCTACATACTGGACTGGGTGGCCAAGATTCTGTTATTCACTTTAACATTTTGGTTCTTATGGACACACTTAGATGGATTTGTAGAGAAAAGTGATGCCTTTATCAGGTCGTCATTGCAAATTATCTATAATGAACGTAATAGTACATTGTTTACATAA
- the LOC108603773 gene encoding SUMO-activating enzyme subunit 1, with the protein MKMDVDVVLSASGIELTEAENELYDRQIRLWGLESQKRLRTAKILISGLNGLGAEITKNIILSGVNSVKLHDDQIVTEADFCSQFLAARDSLGSNRAEASLERARALNPMVDISADTQLLKDRDSDFFKQFDVVVINGENNNELQRIDTICRKIGVKFFATDVWGMFGFHFASLQKHCYVEDVFKYKVVSKPNEKVKCETVATPVQRDVEYPEYAVWLNFDINAQKYQRKLKRDGPGIILLRVLQTFRSTYNRDPSYKTRQTDIELLQKIRDEVMPNSALSDEAFELVFAQISPAVAVVGGVVAQEVIKVVTKMEAPHRNLFIFNPETCMGYVETLGCN; encoded by the exons atgaaaatggaCGTAGATGTTGTACTTAGTGCGTCTGGCATCGAGCTTACCGAAGCTGAAAATGAGCTGTACGACAGACAGATTCGACTTTGGGGATTGGAATCACAAAAGCG ACTGCGCACAGCTAAAATACTCATTTCTGGATTGAATGGTCTTGGTGCTGAGATTACCAAGAATATAATACTGTCCGGTGTTAATTCGGTCAAACTGCACGATGACCAGATAGTCACTGAAGCCGACTTCTGTTCACAATTCCTCGCTGCGCGTGATTCATTGGGGTCCAATCGTGCTGAGGCATCGCTGGAGCGCGCACGTGCACTCAATCCCATGGTGGACATATCTGCTGATACACAGCTTCTTAAAGATCGGGACTCGGACTTCTTCAAACAGTTTGATGTCGTGGTCATAAATGgcgaaaataataatgaattgcAGCGCATTGACACCATATGTCGCAAGATCGGCGTCAAGTTCTTCGCCACCGATGTTTGGGGCATGTTTGGCTTTCACTTTGCTAGTCTACAAAAGCACTGCTATGTTGA GGACGTCTTCAAGTACAAGGTTGTTTCGAAGCCAAATGAAAAGGTTAAATGCGAAACTGTCGCTACACCTGTGCAACGCGATGTGGAATATCCAGAGTACGCAGTTTGGCTCAACTTTGATATCAATGCTCAAAAATATCAGCGCAAATTGAAGCGTGATGGACCCGGCATTATATTGCTGCGAGTGCTACAGACTTTCCGCAGCACATATAACCGCGACCCCAGTTACAAAactagacagacagacatagaACTGCTGCAGAAGATTCGCGATGAAGTGATGCCCAACTCTGCATTGTCCGATGAAGCATTTGAGTTGGTTTTTGCACAAATATCTCCAGCGGTTGCAGTTGTTGGCGGCGTCGTTGCCCAAGAGGTTATTAAAGTAGTGACCAAAATGGAAGCTCCCCATCGAAatctttttatattcaatCCTGAGACCTGCATGGGTTATGTGGAAACCCTTGGCTGCAATTGA
- the LOC108603772 gene encoding 26S proteasome non-ATPase regulatory subunit 13 — protein MSNAQATVTAYLAAQKKTANKDLAAEWTLIEELYNEKLWNELTIKLITFVKHESLQDETALLQLYQNFIATFETKINPYGLIQILEVVVDNISDKQEAVEFLEKMKDKVKICDEAVWYLQVMQGNIYLTNLNDLNATKKIIEELRDVLEEAGNVTPVHGKYYMLASQYYRRVGKHSEYYRCGLQFLGCSVDNFPKEQWPQQAFFLGLAALLGDGVYNIGELLAHPILESLRNTENEWLVELLKAFNTGDINKFNDMKKIWSKIPDLAAQEVKLRQKISLLCLMEMTFKRSAIERAISFADIANETKLPAKEVEFLIMKALALDLVRGEIDQVAGVVNMSWVQPRVLNRDQIVGMAGTLDTWMGAITNMEKLMENRAAEILTN, from the exons ATGTCTAACGCACAGGCGACAGTTACTGCTTACTTGGCAGCACAAAAGAAAACCGCAAACAAAGATCTCGCTGCCGAATGGACGCTTATTGAAGAGTTGTACAATGAGAA gtTGTGGAACGAGTTGACCATCAAACTTATTACTTTCGTGAAACACGAATCGCTGCAAGATGAGACAGCATTGCTGCAGCTCTATCAAAACTTTATTGCTACCTTCGAAACAAA AATAAATCCCTATGGTTTGATCCAAATACTCGAAGTGGTTGTGGATAACATTAGCGACAAACAGGAGGCGGTTGAATTTCTGGAGAAAATGAAGGACAAAGTAAAGATTTGCGATGAGGCTGTTTGGTACTTGCAGGTTATGCAGGGCAACATATACCTCACTAATCTGAATGACTTGAATGCAACcaagaaaataattgaagaGCTGCGCGATGTCCTCGAGGAGGCGGGCAACGTGACACCCGTGCATGGCAAATACTATATGCTGGCATCACAGTACTATCGCCGTGTGGGCAAGCACAGTGAATATTATCGTTGTGGACTGCAGTTTTTGGGATGTTCGGTGGACAACTTCCCAAAGGAGCAGTGGCCACAGCAAGCATTCTTCTTGGGACTTGCAGCACTTCTGGGTGATGGCGTCTATAATATTGGTGAACTGCTGGCTCATCCTATTTTGGAGTCTTTGCGCAACACAGAAAACGAATGGCTGGTGGAGCTGTTGAAGGCATTCAACACTGGTGACATTAACAA ATTCAATGACATGAAGAAGATTTGGTCAAAGATCCCCGACCTGGCAGCACAGGAAGTTAAGCTACGCCAAAAAATTTCACTACTCTGTCTTATGGAAATGACTTTCAAGCGTTCGGCCATCGAGCGCGCCATTTCGTTTGCAGACATCGCCAATGAAACCAAACTGCCTGCAAAGGAGGTTGAATTTCTGATTATGAAGGCATTGGCTTTAGATCTTGTGCGTGGTGAGATTGATCAGGTGGCTGGAGTTGTCAACATGTCTTGGGTGCAGCCACGTGTGCTGAATCGCGATCAGATCGTAGGCATGGCCGGCACACTGGACACGTGGATGGGCGCCATTACTAATATGGAGAAACTAATGGAGAATCGCGCCGCTGAAATtcttacaaattaa